One Sphingomonas endolithica genomic window, ACCGTCGCTGCGACCCTTTCGCATGGCCTGCACGCCGTTCTCCAGATCTTCGGCATATGGGCCATCCTATCCGGCCTGTTCCAGCTTATCACCGGCATGCGGCGCTGGACGTCACATGGGGCGCAGTGGGCGATGATCCTGAGCGGTGCCCAGTCCGGGCTTGCCGGCGCCTTCATGCTCAGCAAGGCCGCCGGTCCCGCGCCAGTCGATATTGCCGACATCGCGCCCTATGCGGCGTTCGGCGCCTTCTACTTCCTCGTTTCGGCTGTCTTGCTGACGGTCAGCGATGCACGTCGCCGTGCCAGCGTGGTGGCCTGAGCCACTCCCCACCATCCGCCGCAGCAAGCGGCTGCAGTCGCACGAAAAGGATTGATCCATGGTTATCGAACGAGACAGTCGTCCGTGACTAAACCGTGAGATTGCTGTCGCAAACCCTCCGACGGTATCCGGTCTGTTCCGATGGAGGGTATTGAGTGACTACCGCCTAGGGAGGGCAAAGCCCTTGCAGCTTAGCGATGAGTGGTCGGGGAGACAGGATTCGAACCTGCGACATCCTGCTCCCAAAGCAGGCGCGCTACCGGGCTGCGCCACTCCCCGACGCTGGGGTGCGCTTAGGGGGGAAGCGGCGGCGACGCAAGGCGATAAGCGTGGCGGCCAGCTACGGAATTGCCGCCGGCCCGTTTTAAGACCGAGAAGTCAGCCGTCGAACGTAGAGATCTCCAGACGCACCTGGATCCATTCGGCGCAACGAAAAAGGGCGCCCCTTGCGGGACGCCCTTCTTGCGACAGAACCAGCCGGCCCGAAGGCCAGCCGGCGCCATTACATGTTGTCTGCCTTTTCGTCCGCAGCGTCGCGAACGTTGTCAGCAGCGGCGTTCATGTTGTCGGCAACGTTCTCGAGAACGTCGGCAGCAGCAGCGTTCGTGCTGTTGTCGGCCAGGACTTCCATGTTGTCAGCCGTCATTTCCATGTTGTCAGCCACCATCTCCGCGTTGTTTTCAACAGCGGCAGCTTCCGGCGACTTGGTGCAAGCAGCCACGGACATCAGGCCGACGGCGGCGAGAACAAAAGCGATTTTCTTCATGCGGTTTGCTCCCAAGCATAGCAAAATTCGCGGCCAGCTCGATTGCCCCCCGCGAAACACCGCTGATAACGGCGTTTCTGCCACGGTCAATCGCAAACTCCGATCAAGCCGGTCGGCATTCAGGCAAGCGCAAGGATCGCAGGCGTGCGGCATTGCGGTCAGTCTGCTGCCACAGCGACCTGCCCGATCTCCTCCGGCGCATTGGCGACGATCGCGAGCATCGTCGTCCAGGCGGCGACGTTCTGCGCCAATTGTTCCGGATCGACGCGGTCGAGCGTGTCCTCGGGCGTATGGTGATAATCGAAATAGCGTTGCCCCGACTGATCGAGATCGACGCCCGCCACGCCCATTGCCAGCACCGGTTCGACGTCGCTGCCGCCGTGCGACTTGCCACTGCCGCGCACGATGCCGAGCGGCGCCAACGCCACTGCGAGACGGTCGCCGATCGGCTTAGCGGCATCTGGCAGGTTGGTTTCCAGGCGCCAGACGCGGTCGGCGCCGAAATCGGATTCTGCCGCCAGCACGTGCCGGTCGTTCTTGTGCGCCTCGGCATAGGCACGCCCGCCAAAGCCGCCAACTTCCTCGGACCCGAACCACACGACACGGATCGTGCGCTTGGGCCGCGGGCCATCGAGTAGGCGCTTGGCCGCAGCGGCAGTGATCGCCAGGCCCGACGCATCGTCGATCGCGCCGGTGCCGAGATCCCAGCTGTCGAGATGCCCACCGACCAGCACCACGCCGGCGCGCGGATCGCTGCCCGGCACTTCCGCTACGACGTTGCCGGATTCGTGGTTGCCGGTCTGTTGTGGCGTAAGGACGATCTTCATCGTCACCGGCTTGCCACGCGCCACAATGCGCGAGAGATTGTCGGCGTCCGCCGTCGACAAGGCCGCGGCCGGGATCGGCGTCACGCCCGCCGCGAAATTGGTGTTGCCCGCATGCGGCCCGCGGCCATGATCCGATCCGATCGAGCGGATGACGATCGCCGCCGCGCCCTTCTGCGCCGCGATGTTCGGGCCGGTGAAGCGTGCGGTACCGAACTGGCCGTAGGAACTGCCGTCCTGCGTCGCGACCATCGCGTTGGAGACGAAGGCGATCTTGCCTTTCAGGCTGCCGGCCGGTGCGGCCTGCAGATCGGCAAAGCTCGGAAAATAAACGATCTCCGCGGTCAGTCCGCTCGGCGGCGTGGCGCCGGAATTGCCGAGCGCAGTGAGGTGCAGCTTCTGCGGGAAAGGGCTGAGCACTTCGGCGGTTTCTGCGCCGCGCACCCATACCGGCATCTGATAGGTCTCGATGTGCACGTTCCGGAAGCCGAGCGCCTTCAGCTTGGTGACACTCCACGCCCGTGCGCGGGCTTCGGCATCGGTGCCGGCGAGTCTAGGGCCCACCTCGGTCGTTAGCCCTTCGACGATGTCGTACGCCACTTTGTCGTTCAGCGCGGCATCGCGGAGCTTGGCGACGGAAGCGTCGACCTTGGGTGCGGCAGGCACGTCGGTCCGCTGCTGCGGGCGAGTCTGTGCTGTGAGGGAGGAGGAGAGGGCGGTCGCCGCCAGAGCGGCGAACAGGACAGTGCGGTTCATTACGGAAGCTTCCTCGAATACTGGCGACGTGTGCCGACGCTTAAAGGGAAGCTGCCCGGCATAACAAGGCGGTTTGCCAAGCGTGCCCGCCTTCACTACATCGCGAGCCGACATCCCCGCAGATCATTTCGCCAAGAACGGAGCATTTCCCGTGGCCGCTCAATACGCCTTCGTGATGAAGGACATGACCAAGACTTTCCCCGGCGCGCCCAAACCGGTGCTGTCGAACATCAACCTGCAATTCTACCAGGGTGCCAAGATCGGTATCGTCGGGCCGAACGGCGCCGGTAAATCGACGCTGATGAAGATCATGGCCGGCGTCGATACCGATTTTACCGGCGAAGCGTGGCCGGGCGAGAACATCACCGTCGGCTATCTGGAGCAGGAGCCGGAGCTCGATCCGACCAAGACGGTGCTCGAAAACGTCAAGGACGGCGCGCGCGCGGCGGCCGACATGGTCGATCGCTTCAACGCGATCTCGGCCGAAATGGGCGATCCGCAGGACGACACCGATTTCGACGCGCTGATGGAGGAAATGGGCGATCTGCAGCAGAAGATCGACGCGGTCGATGGCTGGGCGCTCGACAGCCAGCTCGAGCTGGCGATGGAGGCTCTGCGCTGCCCGCCGTCGGACTCGCCGGTCACCAGCCTGTCGGGCGGTGAAAAGCGTCGCGTGGCGCTGACCCGGTTGCTGATCCAGAAGCCATCGATCCTGCTGCTCGACGAACCGACCAACCACCTTGATGCCGAGAGCGTCAAATGGCTGGAAAATCACCTCAAGGAATATGCCGGCGCGGTGCTGATGATCACCCACGATCGCTATTTCCTCGACAATGTCGTGGAATGGATCCTGGAAATCGATCGCGGCAAGTACTTCCCCTACGAGGGCAATTACTCGACCTATCTCGAGAAGAAGTCCAAGCGGCTCGAGCAGGAAGAGCGTGAGGATTCGAGCCGACAGACCGCGATCCGCAACGAGCTCGAATGGATTCGCCAGGGTGCCAAGGCGCGCCAGACCAAGTCCAAGGCGCGTATCGCCAAGTTCGACCAGTTGGTCGAGGCGCAGAGCAATCGCACACCCGGCAAGGCGCAGATCGTCATTCAGGTGCCCGAGCGGCTTGGCGGCAAGGTAATCGAGGTCGAGAACGTCTCCAAGGCGTATGGCGACAAATTGCTGTTCGAGAACCTGTCCTTCACGCTGCCCGCGGGCGGCATCGTCGGCGTGATCGGCCCCAACGGTGCCGGCAAGTCGACCTTGTTCAAGCTCATCATCGGCGGTGAGACACCGGACACCGGCACGATCGACAAGGGCAGCACGGTGCGGCTCGGCTATGTCGACCAGAGCCGCGACCATCTCGACCCAAAAAAGAACGTCTGGGAGGAGATCTCCGACGGGCTGGATTACATGAAGGTCAACGGCCACGATCAGTCGACGCGCGCTTATGTGGGTGCGTTCAACTTCAAGGGCGCCGACCAGCAGAAGAATGTCGGCAAGCTGTCGGGTGGTGAGCGCAACCGCGTCAATATCGCCAAGATGCTGAAGCGCGGCGGCAACGTGCTGCTGCTCGACGAGCCGACCAACGATCTCGACGTCGAGACGCTGGGTGCGCTGGAGGAAGCGATCGAGAATTTCGCCGGCTGCGCGGTGGTGATCAGCCATGACCGCTTCTTCCTCGATCGCCTCGCCACGCACATCCTGGCGTTCGAGGGCAACAGCCATGTCGAATGGTTCGAGGGGAATTTCGAGGCGTACGAGGAAGACAAGCGCCGCCGTATGGGCGATGCGGCCGATCGGCCGACAGCATTGGCGTACAAGAAGCTGACGCGATAATATCTCCGCGGCCGATCGACAGCGATCGGCCGCGCTTGACCCGGCTTCAGGCGCCCAGACGCTTGGTGAAGCCCTTCAGCTTCGCGTCGTTAGCGGCCTGCACTTCCAGGTGATCGACGCGCGCCATTGCCGGACCCTCGCGCATCGCTTCGATCATCCGGTCGACGGCGTCGTCGTCGCCCGACACGATCGCTTCGACCGCGGTGCCGCAATTACGCACATAGCCGGTCACACCGAACACGCGCGCGCGGCTGACCGCCCAGTTGCGATATCCCACGCCTTGTACCTTGCCCGTCACGATTACGCGGTGCGCCGACATGTCCATTACCCATCCTCCCGACCACGCGACCCCCGCGCGATCCTGGATCAAGCGCTATCACGCTTGCTGTCAGGCGAAAGGCTAGGCACCGCAATCTCGTCGTGATTTGAAGCGCTTCCGGCGCAGCTTGGTCTAAAATCGCGACGATCCGTTGGTTGGATCATAGGGTTGCATCGCGGTACTACCGTCGCTGTGCATCGCTCTTCGCGCGCACGCCGGCGAACTCGGATCCAGCGCTCCACGTCGGCCAGACCCCTGCTTTGCCCAGTTGCGTCCCCATCGTCTGGAAGAGCGCCACGTCCTCCGCGGCCCCGCGCAGGTCCCACCCGGCGTCCCAGGCATCGCAGGTCTTGTGATAGCAGGCCATGTAGCCGTCGAGCCAGCTCTGCCCGGCCACTTTGCCGCCGGTGCGCAGATCAGGCGCGCCGCCGAGCGCCATCAGCAGCAGCGAGGGCACCCCGCGCCGTACGACCGAAAAATGGTCGGCACGGTAGAACAGCCCGCGTTCGCTGAACGTTTCGGGCGTGATCGTGCGCCCTTGCGCCCGCGCCGCATCGGTCAGCACGGCATCGAGCGACGAATTGCCGGCACCGACGAGGATCACATCCCTGGCAGGGCCCGCAGTCTGAAGGATATCGAGCGCCAGGTTCGCCGCGGTCCTGGCCAGCGGATAAACCGGATGCGTCGCGTAATATTCCGACCCCAACAGGCCACGTTCCTCGCCGGTCCACAGTGCGAACACCATCGATCGATCAAGCGCCGGCCCTGCCTTCAACACCCGTGCCAGCTCCAGCACGCCTGCTACGCCCAGCGCATCGTCGCTGGCGCCAGGGCGGATCGTCTTGCCCGACGCATCCGCCGGGCCCTTGCCATAGGCATCCCAATGCGCGCCGAACATCACGCTCTCGTCGGGGCGGCTCTTGCCAGGCAGCTTGGCGAGCACGTTGGCGCTTTCGACCCGCTCGACCGTCACCGGCAGCGACGCGGCGAATTTCAGCGGCAGCGCCACCGGCCTGAACGCGGCCGAGCGTGCCGCCTTGCGCAGCTTGGCCAAATCCTGCCCCGCATGCGCGAACATGCGCTCGGCGACTTCGTGCGCGATCCAGCCCTGCAGCGCCACGCGCTTGTCGTCGGCGCCCCGCACGATATCGTAATTCTCGCCGGCATTGGCCGACACGGTCGACCAGCCATAGCCCGCGCCCTCCGTGTCGTGCACGATCAGCGCGGCGACCGCACCGCGTCTCGCGGCCTCGTCGAACTTGTAGGTCCAACGGCCGTAATAGGTCATGCGACGATCGCCGAACTTGCCCTTGGCGTCTTCACCCGCCACCGCTTCGAAATCGGGATCGTTGACCAGGAACACGGCGACCTTGCCGCGCAGGTCCACGCCCTTGAAATCGTCCCAGCCGAGCTCCGGCGCAGTCACGCCGTAGCCGACGAACACCATCGGCGCGCCGGCAATATCGATCCGCGGGGCCGCACCCACGGTGGTCAGATTGAGTTCGGCCGGCCGCACCAATGCGGTGCGCTTGCCGTCCGCCCCAATCAGGGCGGTCTCGCCTTGGCCGAGCTGGGTGTGGATCAGCGGCACCTTCTGTGTCCAAGCGCCGCCCGGACCGCCGGGCTGCAGACCCAGCGCCTTGAAGCGCTCGATCAAATACGCAATCGTCTTGGTTTCGCCCGCCGTACCTGGCCCGCGCCCCTCGAAGTCGTCGGAAGCCAGCGTCTTGACGATCCCGGACAGTCGCGCCGGCTCCACCGCAACCGGGGGCTTCGTGGCACCGACCAGGCTCAGGGCGGCCAGCGTCAGGGCAGTCGTGCGTTTCATCAGCGTACTCGCTTCACATAAGTGCGGCCCTCGCGCACTTCAGCGCGGAACTCGGGCAGGGTGGCGATCAGGTCGGCCAGCTTGGAGAAGCCATAACTGCGCACGTCGAAGCTCGATCGGTTGCCGGCGATCCGCCCGACCTCCGACACGCTGGCAAAGCCGTCGGCATCGCGCTTGGCCGCCTTCCACGCGTCGCCAAGCAGCTTGACCAATTCCTCGCCAACCGGCGCCGCGGCATCCTTGCCCGGGGCAGGCGGCGGGGGTGGCGCCGCCGGCGTCGAGGCGATGGCCGGTTTTGCCGGCTTGGCGAGGATCGCAGGCGGCAGCGGCATCTCTACCTGTACGGCAAGGCCCGTCACGTCGATGAACCGCGTGCAGGCTTGACGAAATCCCTCGGGCGTCCGCGACGAGCCGAAGCCATAGACCGGCAGCCCCTCCTGGCGGATGCGCATCACCAGCGGCATGAAATCGCTGTCCGACGACATGATCCCAAAGCCGGTGACGCGCCCGCGGTACAGCAGGTCCATCGCATCCACCGTCATCTTCATGTCGGTCGCGTTCTTGCCCTTGGTGATGTCGAATTGCTGCTGCGGTTCGATACCATGCTTCAGCGTCAGCGCCGCCCAGGTCTTAAGCCCCGGCTTGCTCCAATTACCATAAGCGCGCCGCACGTTGACCGCGCCGAGATCGGCTAGCACCGTCAGCACCGGATCGAGCGAGGATGGCTGCGCATTGTCGGCGTCGATCAGCAAGGCGACGTTTCGGGTAGGATCGTCGCTCACTATCGGTCTCCGTTGATTGCTCGCACGGGGCCTATCAGCGACAGGCGGGCGATGTCACGCCTGAATGGCGGCAGGATAGTCGATCGCGATCACTTCATATTCGCGCTCGCCGCCGGGCAGTTCGGCACGCCGTACATCGCCGATGCCCGCGCCACGCAGCGCTCGGGCGAGCGGCGCGTTCCAGCCGATCCGCCCGTCGCCGGCATCCGTCTCGTCATCGCCGACAATGGTCAGCGTGCGGTGCTGGTCGTCCTCATCGGCAATGGTGACGGTCGCGCCGAAATAGACGCGCGTCCGGTCGGGCTGCTGCGCCGGATCGACGACCTTAGCCGCCTTCATGCGCCGTGCCAGGAACCCCGCCCGACGATCAATCTCGCGCAGCCGCTTGCGGCCATAGATATAGTCGCCATTCTCCGAGCGATCGCCATTGCCCGCCGCCCAGGAGATCACGTCGACCAGCTTGGGCCGTTCCTCGCCCAGCAACTGGCGGTATTCGGCACTCAGCGCGGCATAGCCCGCAGGCGTGATGTAGTTCGGGCGATCCATGTTCTTCTCATCCCCTCCCCGGAAGAGAGGGGCTCATCCTCAGCCAGGCTTGCCCTTGCCGAGATACCAGCTGATCTTGTTGCTCGCCCCTGCCGAGCGCGCCCGTGTCGGGTTGATCAGATCGTACACCACGGCATTCTCCAGCACGCGTTGCACATAGTTGCGCGTCTCCTGGATCGGGATCGCCTCGATCCAGTCGACCACGTCGACCGTGCCGGAGCGCGGATCGCCATTGGCGCGCAGCCATTTGTTCACGTTGCCGGGGCCGGCATTGTATGCCGCCACCGCCAGGGGATAGCTGCCGAACTGCGCATAGATGCGCTGGAAATAGCTCGATCCGAGCTGGATGTTGTAATCGGTGTCCGTGGTCAGCGCCGTGGTATCGTAGGACAAGCCCAGCTTCCCCGCGGTCTCGCGCGCGGTGCCGGGCATGAGCTGCATCAGCCCACGCGCACCGGCATGGCTCACCGCGGCACGATCGAACTGGCTTTCCTGCCGCGCGATGGCATGAATCATCGTCCAGTTGCTCGCCTGCGTATCGGGCACACGCACCTGCGGGAAGGCGACCGCGGTATAATCGGTCAGGCCATTCTGGGCTGCGCTACGCCCGACCATCACGCCGAGATCCGGGCGGCCGATAGACTTCGACAATTCGGTCGCCAGCGTGTGATCGGTGTCGCTCTTGGCGTCGATCGCGATTTGGCGGACGAACAGGCTCTGGTCTTCCCAGCGACCATAGCTGCCGAGATATTGCGCGACGCGCACGACCTCGCGGTTCATAAAGGCGGCGCGCACCGTCGGATCGATCGTGCGCGGGGCAGGGGCGCCGGGCGCAGTCAGCGGCCGGCCGATCCGTTCGATCGCCAGCTGGCCATAGAACAGGTCGCGATACCCGGCGGCCTTGCCGAAGAACGTTGCCGCCTCGGCCTGCCGTCCGGCCGACTCCGCCGCGCGGCCGGCCCAATAATAGCCCTTGGACTGCGACTGCGGCGTGGCCGATCCGCGCGCATAGCGATCGAACATGCCGATCGCGTCGGCGGCGCGATATGTCTTCTTCAGCGCGGTCTGCCCGGCGAGCCATACCAGGCTGGTATAATCGTCGCGCTCGCCAAGCGGCGTCTTGCCGACGTCGGTACCGGCCGGATAGGCATCGTCGACCTTGCTCGCGATGTCGTAGGCGAGCTGGTACTGCCCGTCATTCGCCGCCTCGCGCGCGTTGGTCAGCAACACCTCGAACCATTCCTCGACATTGCCGGGGCGCATCGCCAGCACGCGCGGCCGCGCCAGCCAGGCACGGGCACTCGGCGCCGCGGCGCTAGCACGCAGCCAGGTTGCGCGATCGGCGATATAGCCGGGATCGTTGGCGCCGAGCGCCTCGGTCTGGCTCGACAGCGCACTGGCCGCCGGCGAGTTCATGCGGAAGGCGAGCCGCGCCTCGAAGATCAGGCGTCTGGCCGGGCTGACATAGGCGATCTGGCGCTGCGCCGAACTGGTCGACGCCTGCCACAACAACGCGTCCATCCGCGCATCATGGTCGGCGGGCGTCAGCGCCCCGGAGAAGCTGGAGATCAGCAGCGCTTCGCTGGGGGCGGGCAGGGCGCCCATCGTCCAAGCCTTGCGCGCGGTGCGATACGCCTCGTCGCGCTGGCCGGTGACCGACAGGGCCTGCGCGAACGCCGCACCGCCGCCCGCGGTCAATGGTGGGAAGCGTCGAAAATAGGTTACGACGCTGGCCGGGGACCAATTGCCTCCGGTCAGCGTCCGCTCCGCCGACCGCCGCATCGCCATCTCGCCCGGCCAGCCGGGATGCGCGAGCAGGAAGCGTGCATAATTGTCGAACGGATAGGAGTCGGACTGGCGGAGCGAATTCCACTCCGCCACGGCCGAGGCGAGCGCGGGCTGCGCCGGCATCTGCGCCTGCGCCTGAACTAATTGTTGTACGCGGCCCCAGCCGAGCTGTTCCTGCGTGACACCAGCCAGGGCGACGCCCGAACTTGCCAGCAGACCGAATTTGAAAATCGACGGGATCATGCGTGCAGTCTATGGGACGCCACATTGTTTGTCAGTGAACAAATCAGCAAAACCCGGCATTTATCGCCGCGCAGGAGCATATTGCGCATGTTTTCCGGATCGATCCCGGCACTCGTCACACCGTTCGCCACCGATGGCAGCTTTGCCGAGGGCGCCTATCGCGACTTTATCGAATGGCAAATCGCCGAAGGTTCGACCGGGCTGGTCCCCTGCGGCACGACCGGGGAGGCCGCTACGCTGACCGCTGCCGAGCATTTCGAAGCGGTGCGCGTGTGCGTCGATCAGGCGAAGGGCAGGGTGCCCGTCATCGCTGGCGCCGGCTCGAACGATACGCGGGTCGCGATCCAGAACATTCAGGCTGCCAAGGAAGCCGGCGCGACGGCCGCTTTGATGGTGCCGCCTTACTATAACCGTCCGAACCAGGAGGGTATCTTTCGGCACTTCGAGGCGGTCGCAAACAGCTGTGACTTGCCGATCGTGCTCTACAACGTGCCGGGCCGTACCGTGACCGATATCGCGGTCGAGACCATCGGGCGCATCGCCCATGCCTTCCCCAGCGTCGTCGGCATCAAGGACGCGACCGGCATTATCCAGCGCGCATCGGCGCAACGGCTCGCGGCCGGCGCGCATTTCTGCCAATTGTCGGGCAATGACGACATGGCGCTGGCCTTCAATGCCAGCGGTGGGGTCGGCTGCATCTCGGTCACCGCCAATGTAGCCCCCAGACTGTGCGCCGAATTCCAGGCGGCTTGTGCGGACGAGGATTACACGCTGGCGCTCGACCTGCACGACCGTCTCTTCCCGCTGCATGTCGCCCTGTTCACCGATGCGTCGCCCGGGCCGGTCAAATATGCGCTCGGCAAGCTCAAGCCAGACTGGCCGATGCACCTGCGCCTACCGATGACTCCGGCGGGGGAGGCCAGCCGGGCAGCGGTCGATGCGGCGATGGTAAGCGCTGGCGTGGCCTAACCCTTCTCCCCTCCCTGGAAGGGAGGGGCCAGGGGTGGGTGAATCCGTCAAGCAACGTTGGTGGAAAGGCGAGCGGGCACTTCATCCACCTCGCTCTTCCGAAGCTTAGCAACAAAACACCCGCTTCCCTTCCTCCCTCCGCCCCCCTACATCGCTGCCTCCCATGGCCAGACCCAAACCCGCCACCTTCGAAAAGACCAAGGTCGTCGCCGAGAACCGGCGCGCCAAGTTCGACTATTTCATCGAGACGGTGTTCGAGGCGGGCATCGCCCTGGTCGGCACCGAAGTGAAATCGCTTCGCACCGGGCAGGGCTCGATCGTCGAGAGTTATGCCGAGGTGAAGGACGGGCAGGTCCATCTGATCAATTCGAACATCCCCGAATTCAGCCATGGCAACCGCTTCAACCACGAACCCAAGCGTCCGCGTAAGCTCCTGCTGCATGAGCGCGAGATCAAGAAGATGTTCGGGGCGGTGATGCGCGACGGCATGACGCTCGTGCCGCTGTCGATCTACTTCAACCCGTCGGGCAGGGCCAAGATCGAGCTGGCGCTGGCCAAGGGCAAGAAGGCGCACGACAAACGCGATACGATCAAGGAACGCGAGTGGAAGCGGGACCAGGGCCGGATCATGCGTGATCGTGGCTGAGAAACCGCCCATTATAATCGACAATGCATCCGGCGATGCTGTGTCAAGCTTGTCAGAGCACGTCCGTTTGCAGCCTGACACTTCGGCTCAGCAGAGTAAAATGCTCGATGTGCGACGGATCGGCGAAGGTCGCTTCGAGGGTTCTGCGTCAGCGATGCCCCTCAAAAAACCGGGTATCTTCACGCGCCTCGCTGCTTGGTGGCGCCGCTCGATGCCGACGCGCGAGAGCCTGGAGCACAATCGTTTCCTGAAACCCGTCGCACACCGCGTGCTTGCTCCCGAATTGTGGCGCTTCACCCGTCGTTCCGTGCCCCGTGGCGTGGCATTGGGCATGGTCACCGGCATCCTGTTCCCGGTCGCGCAGATCGTGCTGTCGGCGATCTTCGCGCTGCCCTTTCGGGCCAACATTCCGACCGCCGCGGCGACGACCTTCATCACCAACCCGCTGACGACGCCGCTCTTCTGGCTTGCCTCCTACTGGATCGGTGGACGCGTCCTGCGGTTGGATTCGCAAGTGCCAGGGTCGCCGATCGCCGGGGCGGTGGAGGCGAACTCTAGCTGGATCCACTGGTTATGGGCCGGCGCATTGCCGTCGTTCGTGATCGGCCTGGTGATCATCACCATCGTCTTCTCGGTCGCTGGCTATGCGCTGAGCGCGCTCGGCTGGCGGCTGTGGATCGCGCATAAGTGGCGGCATCGTCACCACAAGATCGACGCAGCTAACGGCTGACCGTATCCTTCTTGTTCCCCCGCGAACGCGGGGGCTTAGGGACACAAACACCAGCGCTCGCGGCCCTGGACGCCCGCAATCGTGGATAACAAAACAAGAGAGTGTGCGCTGCGTTCGCCTGACACATCTCCTGTGACGAACAAGATTTGACAAGCATATCAGCCGAGTAGAACAGGTCAGCATCGCTGTCCCGGAGTCGTCTTGCATGAAACTTTCGCTCGCCCTTCTGCTCTCCGCCACGATGCTCGCCGGGTGCGCGACCACCGCCGATCGCCCGGGCACCGACACGGCTGCAACGACACCCGTCGTCGCGGCTCCGGCGGCAAAGCCCGCTTACGGCACGTTCGGCTTCGACGAAGCCGGCATGGATCGCAGCGTGAAGCCGGGTGACAATTTCTACAATTACGCCAGCGGCACCTGGACCAAGAACACGCCGATCCCGGCCGACAAGTCGAACTACGGCGCATTCAACATCCTTTCCGACCTGTCGGAGTCGCGCACCCGCGAGATTCTCGATGCCGCGGCCAAGGATCCGGCGTCCAAGATCGGTACGGCTTATGCGAGCTATCTCGACCGCTCGGCGATCGACGCCAAGGGCATGGCGCCAGTGCAGCCGCTGCTCACCCGCATCAAGGCGACGACAAAGGCGGATTATTCCACCTTGCTCGGCGAGTTGTCACGCGTCGGCGTGCGCGGCCCCATCGCGGCGGGCGTCGGTCAGGACGACAAGAACCCGAATGCCTATGTCTTCGGCATCTACCAGGCCGGACTAAATCTGCCCGACCGCGATTATTACCTCAGCACCGACGC contains:
- a CDS encoding lytic transglycosylase domain-containing protein, which translates into the protein MIPSIFKFGLLASSGVALAGVTQEQLGWGRVQQLVQAQAQMPAQPALASAVAEWNSLRQSDSYPFDNYARFLLAHPGWPGEMAMRRSAERTLTGGNWSPASVVTYFRRFPPLTAGGGAAFAQALSVTGQRDEAYRTARKAWTMGALPAPSEALLISSFSGALTPADHDARMDALLWQASTSSAQRQIAYVSPARRLIFEARLAFRMNSPAASALSSQTEALGANDPGYIADRATWLRASAAAPSARAWLARPRVLAMRPGNVEEWFEVLLTNAREAANDGQYQLAYDIASKVDDAYPAGTDVGKTPLGERDDYTSLVWLAGQTALKKTYRAADAIGMFDRYARGSATPQSQSKGYYWAGRAAESAGRQAEAATFFGKAAGYRDLFYGQLAIERIGRPLTAPGAPAPRTIDPTVRAAFMNREVVRVAQYLGSYGRWEDQSLFVRQIAIDAKSDTDHTLATELSKSIGRPDLGVMVGRSAAQNGLTDYTAVAFPQVRVPDTQASNWTMIHAIARQESQFDRAAVSHAGARGLMQLMPGTARETAGKLGLSYDTTALTTDTDYNIQLGSSYFQRIYAQFGSYPLAVAAYNAGPGNVNKWLRANGDPRSGTVDVVDWIEAIPIQETRNYVQRVLENAVVYDLINPTRARSAGASNKISWYLGKGKPG
- the dapA gene encoding 4-hydroxy-tetrahydrodipicolinate synthase, encoding MFSGSIPALVTPFATDGSFAEGAYRDFIEWQIAEGSTGLVPCGTTGEAATLTAAEHFEAVRVCVDQAKGRVPVIAGAGSNDTRVAIQNIQAAKEAGATAALMVPPYYNRPNQEGIFRHFEAVANSCDLPIVLYNVPGRTVTDIAVETIGRIAHAFPSVVGIKDATGIIQRASAQRLAAGAHFCQLSGNDDMALAFNASGGVGCISVTANVAPRLCAEFQAACADEDYTLALDLHDRLFPLHVALFTDASPGPVKYALGKLKPDWPMHLRLPMTPAGEASRAAVDAAMVSAGVA
- a CDS encoding DUF2062 domain-containing protein; this encodes MPLKKPGIFTRLAAWWRRSMPTRESLEHNRFLKPVAHRVLAPELWRFTRRSVPRGVALGMVTGILFPVAQIVLSAIFALPFRANIPTAAATTFITNPLTTPLFWLASYWIGGRVLRLDSQVPGSPIAGAVEANSSWIHWLWAGALPSFVIGLVIITIVFSVAGYALSALGWRLWIAHKWRHRHHKIDAANG
- the smpB gene encoding SsrA-binding protein SmpB yields the protein MARPKPATFEKTKVVAENRRAKFDYFIETVFEAGIALVGTEVKSLRTGQGSIVESYAEVKDGQVHLINSNIPEFSHGNRFNHEPKRPRKLLLHEREIKKMFGAVMRDGMTLVPLSIYFNPSGRAKIELALAKGKKAHDKRDTIKEREWKRDQGRIMRDRG